The following is a genomic window from Antechinus flavipes isolate AdamAnt ecotype Samford, QLD, Australia chromosome 3, AdamAnt_v2, whole genome shotgun sequence.
TGATTAAAATTCATTaacctctctgggtttcagtattgtaaaatgaggagatatggactaggtgacctctaaggtcctttgcaACATCAAATCCTCTAATGGTGAAAGACATGGGATAATAGCCCAGGGTAGAATTGCTTTAAGGTCAATAAAGTGCCTTATAgggtaattatatattttatacttttctaaAGAAGGCTCAGGGAGGGAGCAATTGTGTATCCAGAGCCTTTAGAAACCGTTTTGTTTTAGAAATCATTCCCACTTTAGCTATTCTTTACTAGTCTACCAGTAAGCAGATATTACAGAGGAAATAGACCAGAATGCTCCTTTTTTGTAGTTGCTTTGTCTTAAGGAACTTcagaataatttcagagggattgttccctttcctttttgttttagaCTTTTGTTTGCATGTTCTAAGCTATCTCTTGGAAATAATCGGTTGCATTTGTCCTCTAAGAATAGGGAAAGATATGAGTAAGACCTTGAGATCAATTTTGACCTAAATGGCTCTTCTATCCTTGGATCACTTAGCTTATATAAAATCACACTCTTTCCAGGAGAtactggatctttttttttcaaactccCTGTGATTATAAGGTGTGGGTCCCTCTCCATGATGTATCCCCTAAATTCCAAATAGTTAAATCTTATTCTATTGGCAGTCTCTTCCAGATTCTTATCTGAAACCCACCCTAagctaaataataataagaaaacttCAGAATATCAGTAAGAGCCCGTGGTCTGGCATATCACTCCTCTCCCTTTCACCCAGGAGAACAAGGGAGACCATTGTCACATCATCAGTGGTCAGCCAATCAAATTGGAGTTTTGCCACAATATCCCTACCCCCATTACCCTATGGGAGTTCCAAGGTTGCTCCTATGGAAGGAGGGAGCTAAGGAGGAGGCCTGGCCTGAGCCAAAGGATGATTATTACAACATGGATTGTGTACATAATAGCCCGGCAAAAAGCGGGATTCTGCTTCCCACCAAAAACCAGTTCGGTAAGTGGGATTGCTTGAGGTAAAATTTCCAGGAAGTAGTTATTGAATGTGAATTGTTGGGGAGTGAGTGGAATCTAACTTTGCTCAATCTCTTCTAGGACATTGAAGTTGTGGAAAGCGAGGCAGTGTCAGTGGTACAACACTGGCTGAAAAAGGTTAGGAAGCCCTCTGAATAGGTATCCCCATTTATAAAAGTTAGAGACCATCTAGGGAGGGTTCTACAGTGGGGTCAGGGATCCGTGCTTCTTTGTGTGAATCACCAAAAAACTCAATATCAACATTTATCTGCAATTGAGCTCTGCTGATAAAGAAAGCTAGAGCTGAGATCTATCCACCAAATTTCTTAGATAACTCTCGGGAGGTGGGTGAAAGAGCTTTAGCTAAGATTCTCATGTATGAGTTTTGGCTATACTCTCTATTTACTGATGTCAGAAGGAATTGTTTGGGGAATAATGGGATACATCTGAGAACTTGACGAGGTTCTTGAAGCCTCAAAGAAGATCTGCTTATGTTTTAGACCGAAGAAGAGGCTTCCCAAGGTATCAAACAAAAGATGTCAAACTGTCCTCCAACTCATGGTCAAGAAGTGCATGTGACAAGAGATGTGGTAACAGGGGCAAGAGTTTGGGGGGGAGAAGATCAGGCTAAGAAAAGCGGCTGGACCTAAACATTAATCATGCCTCTCCCTTATTTGTGGGTGGTTGAAGAGAGGGTAGGGGGTTGTGTGTGGTTCAGTCGTATATTCTTACAAACTTACTAGGGACTTCATAAAGACTGACTGATAAGAAAAAAGATGATGACTAAGAGGTAGTTTCCCTAGAGCACATCCACAGAGACCAAGGAAGGCTATTTGTAGGGAGAGGAGATTGACTTTGTTTCATTCCCTGAAAAGAAATCATGATACTTTTTGTCTGGATTTTCTAGAtgaaacatcatatttcaaaatcTGACTTGTCAGCAAATCGGAGCCAAGAGGTCCTTGAGGAGAGAACACGGATCCAATT
Proteins encoded in this region:
- the SPATA19 gene encoding spermatogenesis-associated protein 19, mitochondrial isoform X2, producing MIITTWIVYIIARQKAGFCFPPKTSSDIEVVESEAVSVVQHWLKKTEEEASQGIKQKMSNCPPTHGQEVHVTRDVMKHHISKSDLSANRSQEVLEERTRIQFIRWSHTRIFQVPSEVRDEAMRERIEQRVSSYG
- the SPATA19 gene encoding spermatogenesis-associated protein 19, mitochondrial isoform X1; this encodes MIITTWIVYIIARQKAGFCFPPKTSSDIEVVESEAVSVVQHWLKKTEEEASQGIKQKMSNCPPTHGQEVHVTRDVMKHHISKSDLSANRSQEVLEERTRIQFIRWSHTRIFQVPSEVRDEAMRERIEQVRRSVSQVMVECAPSVQPSFTDC